In Mercenaria mercenaria strain notata chromosome 15, MADL_Memer_1, whole genome shotgun sequence, a single genomic region encodes these proteins:
- the LOC123554010 gene encoding uncharacterized protein LOC123554010 has product MSPAIIIVSLCLLGVWTGVRSNPGRPVIPHNQNAARIFSIAEANRNTTADGFLSIEEMGDIFQNFDMNGNQCIDQTEFIAHWNNLKLGELNEAITLFHHADTDRDGCIERDPDYSRLFYYFDRDADGKISEMEFKQVWYGLSA; this is encoded by the exons ATGTCGCCGGCAATAATTATCGTTTCGCTTTGTCTGCTGGGGGTCTGGACAGG GGTAAGGAGTAACCCTGGACGTCCAGTCATTCCTCACAACCAAAATGCAGCCAGAATATTTAGTATAGCAGAAGCAAATAGAAATACAACCGCAGACGGATTTCTGTCAATCGAAGAAATGGGCGACATCTTTCAGAACTTTGACATGAATG GAAACCAGTGCATAGACCAGACAGAATTTATAGCTCACTGGAACAATCTAAAACTAGGAGAGCTGAATGAAGCAATAACATTGTTCCATCACGCGGACACTGACAGGGACGGCTGTATCGAACGAGATCCAGATTATTCCAGACTCTTCTATTATTTCGACCGAGATG ctGATGGTAAAATTTCCGAGATGGAATTCAAACAAGTTTGGTATGGTTTGTCGGCATAA